A stretch of the Clostridium botulinum genome encodes the following:
- a CDS encoding Ig-like domain-containing protein: protein MNYRKNFIIVMLVSIVSVCFGIKANALDIDNSNVDTNKTWKITFSDKISYDTAVKLIKVTDRNGEKVNARLELCNNGKTVKVKSPIREYVQGENYSLNIEKGIVSKNKDKKLKESKKVDFKVKCENPFKNMVNIQPGYSVKASGTKQYIFNKVQKIPKSKGKTLEENGWKVRVIQYNKLKDIRGLISSGDNAQSIELPFKLSGWLGVCVGYLNDTEKIRIKVKDKNIDNTYVNYNYKEGRKSKYINEAFVLASNFKDDILEICPIKGKVTNIAYIKLVSLSNDQIKAYNEKSTKRESQVVYDNDGFTDFFWGRYPTVESLERLPLNLVTKVDADELNWTVGTTGLLNYNSKYAGNAYEDFYKYQYDVREGDKLAKDQVLNIINTSRKSTLEVVANKAKQLGLRVNASLRMNTFYPEGYTEFLNGSMYNDYQDCRQNGGYMLSYYYPKYRNYILNILKEIASTPNVQGITLDFCRYPYIMGNEARLDEKIEIMNYFMKKVKKESPNKKISVRFPYLDPKSYGLDIETWVKEGLVDRIIPSVISYEEFFDITKYKRMIKGTNVELYLGVSANVEGGDATLDSEKLDEDGKLPGSKYLTAEEYLYRAEEGYKSGVEGIVMFNTLNILDLEKNVSPMYKMIGDKMAVDRWYKLEYPSYLVNYKVDWII, encoded by the coding sequence TTGAATTATAGAAAAAATTTTATAATTGTCATGTTAGTAAGTATAGTATCTGTATGTTTTGGAATAAAAGCAAATGCTCTAGATATAGATAATTCTAATGTAGATACTAATAAAACATGGAAGATAACATTTAGTGATAAGATAAGTTATGATACTGCTGTAAAGCTTATAAAAGTTACCGATAGAAATGGAGAAAAGGTAAATGCTCGTTTAGAATTATGTAATAATGGAAAAACAGTAAAGGTTAAATCACCTATAAGGGAATATGTTCAAGGGGAAAACTATTCTTTAAATATAGAAAAAGGAATAGTTTCAAAAAATAAAGATAAAAAATTAAAAGAATCTAAAAAGGTTGATTTTAAGGTGAAGTGTGAAAATCCTTTCAAAAATATGGTAAATATACAACCTGGATATAGTGTAAAAGCTAGTGGAACAAAACAGTACATATTTAATAAGGTACAAAAAATTCCGAAATCTAAGGGTAAGACTTTGGAGGAAAATGGTTGGAAAGTACGAGTAATACAATATAATAAGTTAAAGGATATAAGAGGTTTAATTTCAAGTGGAGATAATGCACAGAGTATAGAACTGCCATTTAAACTCAGTGGATGGCTTGGGGTTTGTGTTGGATATTTAAATGATACCGAGAAAATAAGAATAAAAGTTAAAGATAAAAATATAGATAATACTTATGTAAATTATAATTATAAAGAAGGAAGAAAAAGCAAATATATAAATGAAGCTTTTGTTTTAGCTAGTAATTTTAAAGATGATATTTTAGAGATATGTCCTATAAAAGGGAAGGTAACTAATATAGCATATATAAAATTAGTATCCTTAAGTAATGATCAAATAAAAGCTTATAATGAAAAAAGTACTAAAAGAGAGTCACAAGTAGTCTATGATAATGATGGTTTTACTGACTTTTTTTGGGGGAGATATCCTACAGTTGAATCTTTAGAAAGATTACCTTTAAATTTAGTTACTAAGGTTGACGCTGATGAGTTAAATTGGACAGTAGGGACCACTGGACTTTTAAATTATAATAGTAAATATGCAGGAAATGCTTATGAAGATTTTTATAAATATCAATATGATGTAAGAGAAGGAGATAAACTTGCTAAAGATCAAGTCTTAAATATAATAAATACTTCAAGAAAATCAACATTAGAAGTAGTAGCAAATAAAGCAAAACAATTAGGCTTAAGAGTTAATGCATCATTAAGAATGAACACATTTTATCCAGAGGGATATACTGAGTTTTTAAATGGTTCTATGTACAATGACTATCAGGATTGTCGTCAGAATGGGGGATATATGTTAAGTTACTATTATCCTAAGTATAGAAACTATATTTTAAATATATTAAAAGAAATTGCTTCAACTCCAAATGTTCAAGGCATAACTTTAGATTTTTGTAGGTATCCTTATATTATGGGAAATGAAGCAAGGTTAGATGAAAAGATAGAAATTATGAATTACTTCATGAAAAAAGTTAAAAAAGAAAGTCCAAATAAAAAGATTTCTGTAAGATTTCCATATTTGGATCCTAAATCATATGGACTTGATATTGAAACTTGGGTAAAAGAAGGATTGGTTGATAGAATAATTCCTTCTGTTATAAGTTATGAAGAATTCTTTGACATTACAAAATATAAAAGAATGATAAAAGGAACTAATGTAGAATTATATTTGGGTGTTAGTGCTAATGTTGAAGGTGGAGATGCAACATTAGATTCTGAAAAATTAGATGAAGATGGAAAATTGCCAGGAAGTAAGTATTTAACTGCTGAAGAATACTTGTATAGAGCAGAAGAAGGATATAAATCAGGAGTAGAAGGAATAGTTATGTTTAATACATTAAATATTTTAGATCTTGAAAAAAATGTATCTCCTATGTATAAAATGATAGGAGATAAGATGGCAGTAGATAGATGGTATAAATTAGAGTATCCTTCTTACCTTGTAAATTATAAAGTTGACTGGATCATATAA
- the mprF gene encoding bifunctional lysylphosphatidylglycerol flippase/synthetase MprF, with translation MFTIFFKIKSFVIENKDNILKALISITALIIIYLEGRKALGNFNLGIILFHLHRVLRRSGWMFFLGGIIAIMTTTLYDYVVIKYLKYDLSLKKIFKISWISNTFNNFIGFAGLTGSSLRTAFYEKENISSEETIHINSIINPVTIVGLSILTWLGIFNVITIKPILNLHKVLWIAIIGLQIYLIIYFLLFKVPWLKREFLSEDLTLEEPKVLRIGLGFVSIIEWTTAGTFLWAISIAFTGNITYFEALGVFAVAGAAGIISLLPGGVGAFDLVCARGLQLMGTTPNKAIAILIVYRIFYYAVPWFLGVILSLRDMREILPTTAIPKTFSSWQKVWVKNYKEISDFGVIALSILVFFCGAILLLSAAIPSVSYRVKIISKLTSFTFMRFSHRLSIMIGVMLVVLSKGIREHLKRAYSLTIILLLAGSLFTFAKGLDYEEAIFLLIVAGLLWFSRKGYYRESAPIKSGTVILMILVSAISIGIYAMIGNSISFAFTGFKRGPKIFDISITAKQFTSNAIYAFIVAWIVLAIYFILKPKRPFDQKISNEELEKLREFLKKYEGNYLTHLLFLKDKNFYWAQDGKVLIAYSNVRDKLVALGDPIGDEDYFQKAIGEFQIFADKYALYPVFYQVSEKYLTMYHENGYYFFKLGEEAVIDLEKFSLEGKKRKSLRIVRNRFEKENFTFEMIKPPFSNTFISQLKQISDEWLNKRKEKGFSLGSFDEDYVNSAEVAILRDPEGKIIAFATMMPNYDNGKTTSVDLMRFVKEAPNGTMDALFLNIIVWAKENGYKYFNLGMAPLSNVGMAPFAHKQEKLAKLVYKFGNYWYSFSGLRRYKEKFTPEWEPKFLAYPQFMSLPTLLIDLAFLVSKGKKE, from the coding sequence GTGTTTACTATATTTTTCAAAATTAAATCTTTTGTTATTGAAAATAAGGATAATATACTAAAAGCGCTTATATCGATTACTGCTCTTATAATAATTTATTTAGAAGGCAGAAAAGCTTTAGGAAATTTTAACTTAGGTATTATTCTATTTCATTTACATAGGGTGTTAAGAAGAAGTGGCTGGATGTTCTTTTTAGGTGGAATTATAGCTATAATGACAACAACTCTTTATGATTATGTTGTTATAAAGTATTTAAAATATGATTTGTCTTTAAAAAAGATTTTCAAAATTTCTTGGATATCAAACACATTTAATAATTTTATAGGATTTGCAGGACTTACGGGTTCTAGTCTTAGAACAGCATTTTATGAAAAAGAGAATATATCATCAGAAGAAACAATTCATATAAATTCCATAATAAATCCGGTAACGATTGTAGGACTTTCAATATTAACGTGGTTAGGAATTTTTAATGTTATTACTATAAAACCTATATTAAATTTACACAAAGTACTTTGGATTGCTATTATAGGCTTGCAAATATATTTGATTATATATTTTTTATTATTTAAGGTACCATGGTTAAAAAGAGAATTTTTATCTGAAGATTTGACTTTAGAAGAGCCAAAAGTTTTAAGAATTGGTCTTGGTTTTGTTTCTATAATAGAATGGACAACAGCAGGAACATTCTTGTGGGCTATTAGTATTGCTTTTACTGGTAATATTACTTATTTTGAGGCACTAGGAGTTTTCGCAGTAGCGGGAGCTGCCGGAATCATAAGTTTATTGCCAGGGGGAGTCGGAGCTTTTGATTTAGTATGTGCAAGAGGACTTCAATTAATGGGAACTACACCTAATAAAGCTATAGCAATACTTATTGTATATAGAATATTTTATTATGCAGTTCCATGGTTTTTAGGAGTAATTTTATCTTTAAGAGATATGAGAGAGATTTTACCTACAACAGCCATTCCAAAAACATTTTCAAGTTGGCAAAAAGTTTGGGTTAAAAATTATAAAGAAATAAGTGATTTTGGTGTTATAGCTTTATCTATATTGGTATTTTTCTGTGGGGCTATTTTGCTTTTATCTGCGGCAATACCTAGTGTTTCATATAGAGTTAAAATAATATCCAAATTAACATCATTTACATTTATGAGATTTTCTCATAGACTATCAATAATGATTGGAGTTATGCTTGTTGTATTATCAAAAGGTATACGAGAGCATTTAAAAAGAGCATATTCTTTAACTATAATATTATTATTAGCAGGGTCGTTATTTACTTTTGCTAAAGGACTTGACTATGAAGAAGCGATATTTTTACTTATAGTTGCAGGATTACTGTGGTTTTCTCGAAAAGGATACTATCGTGAAAGTGCACCAATTAAGAGCGGTACTGTAATTTTGATGATTTTAGTAAGTGCTATAAGTATAGGAATCTATGCAATGATTGGTAATAGCATTAGTTTTGCATTTACTGGATTTAAAAGAGGACCTAAAATTTTTGATATATCTATAACAGCAAAGCAGTTTACTAGTAATGCAATATATGCATTTATAGTTGCGTGGATAGTACTTGCAATTTATTTTATTTTAAAACCTAAAAGACCATTTGATCAAAAGATTTCAAATGAAGAATTAGAAAAGTTAAGAGAATTTTTAAAGAAATATGAAGGAAACTATTTAACTCACTTATTGTTTTTAAAGGATAAAAATTTCTATTGGGCTCAAGATGGAAAAGTTCTTATTGCTTATTCTAATGTAAGAGATAAGTTAGTAGCTTTAGGAGATCCAATTGGAGATGAAGATTATTTTCAAAAAGCTATTGGAGAATTTCAAATATTTGCTGATAAATATGCTCTTTATCCAGTATTTTATCAAGTATCAGAAAAATATCTTACTATGTATCATGAAAATGGATATTACTTTTTTAAGTTAGGTGAAGAGGCAGTAATAGATTTGGAAAAGTTCAGTCTAGAAGGAAAGAAAAGAAAAAGCTTAAGAATTGTGCGTAATAGATTTGAAAAAGAAAATTTTACATTTGAAATGATTAAGCCACCTTTTTCAAATACATTTATTTCACAATTAAAACAAATATCGGATGAATGGCTTAATAAAAGAAAAGAAAAAGGATTTTCACTTGGATCATTTGATGAGGATTATGTTAATAGTGCTGAAGTCGCAATATTAAGAGATCCTGAGGGAAAAATCATAGCTTTTGCAACTATGATGCCTAATTATGATAATGGAAAGACTACTTCTGTAGATTTAATGAGGTTTGTAAAAGAAGCTCCAAATGGAACCATGGATGCTTTGTTTTTAAATATAATTGTTTGGGCTAAAGAAAATGGATATAAATATTTTAATCTTGGTATGGCACCATTATCGAATGTAGGTATGGCACCATTTGCGCATAAGCAAGAAAAACTTGCTAAGTTAGTTTATAAATTCGGAAACTATTGGTATAGTTTTTCTGGACTTAGAAGATATAAAGAAAAATTTACTCCAGAATGGGAACCTAAATTTTTGGCATATCCTCAATTTATGTCCTTACCTACTTTGCTAATAGATTTGGCCTTTTTAGTATCTAAAGGTAAGAAAGAATAA
- a CDS encoding LysM peptidoglycan-binding domain-containing protein: MVIYVVKPGDTIYSIGQRYGISANKIIKDNEVKNVDSLVVGQTLVLLPDDKEHLVSAGESLYSIAKDYGTTVQSILGANSSITNPAVISVGEVIKIPSTKKIGTIEVNGYTYPNINMDVLRKTLPYLTYLSIFNYEVKANGDLVNIPDEQLIQEARKAKVAPLMVITNIDQGRGFSSDILHSIFSSKEVQQKLTDNIIQTLKSKNYQGLNIDFEYVYPQDRENYNNFLTTLTKTLNNMGYIVNTALAPKTSANQPGILYESHDYKFHGNTVNHVIIMTYEWGYTYGPPMAVAPVNEVSRVLSYAVTEIASKKVFMSIPNYGYDWTLPYVKGVAAQTVSNVEAVDLASKTGSIIQYDKTSGSPFFNYYDSLGRGHVVWFEDARSINEKLMLINKYNLGGVSYWTIGKYFPQNWLVLNSLYDVKKVI, translated from the coding sequence TTGGTTATTTATGTTGTAAAACCTGGCGATACTATATATTCTATAGGACAACGATATGGAATTAGTGCAAATAAAATAATAAAAGATAATGAAGTTAAAAATGTAGATAGTTTGGTAGTAGGTCAAACTTTAGTATTACTTCCAGATGATAAAGAACATTTAGTATCAGCAGGTGAATCTCTTTATAGCATAGCAAAAGATTATGGTACAACAGTTCAAAGTATATTGGGTGCAAATTCAAGTATAACAAATCCCGCAGTAATTTCTGTAGGAGAAGTTATAAAAATACCTTCTACAAAAAAGATTGGAACTATAGAAGTGAACGGATATACTTATCCTAACATTAATATGGATGTTTTAAGAAAAACACTGCCTTATTTAACATACTTAAGTATATTTAATTACGAAGTTAAGGCAAATGGTGATTTAGTTAATATACCTGATGAACAATTGATACAAGAAGCACGAAAAGCAAAAGTAGCTCCGCTTATGGTAATTACAAATATAGATCAGGGAAGAGGATTTAGTAGTGACATATTACATTCAATATTCAGTAGTAAAGAAGTACAGCAAAAACTAACAGATAATATAATACAAACTTTAAAATCAAAGAATTACCAAGGATTAAATATAGATTTTGAATATGTTTATCCACAAGATAGGGAAAACTATAATAACTTTTTAACTACTCTTACGAAAACTCTAAATAACATGGGGTATATTGTTAATACAGCATTGGCACCAAAAACAAGTGCAAATCAACCTGGAATATTGTATGAATCCCATGATTATAAATTTCATGGAAATACAGTAAATCATGTAATTATAATGACTTATGAATGGGGATATACTTATGGTCCGCCAATGGCAGTAGCCCCTGTTAATGAGGTATCTAGGGTTCTTAGTTATGCAGTAACAGAGATAGCTAGTAAAAAAGTATTTATGAGTATTCCTAATTATGGTTATGACTGGACACTACCATATGTAAAAGGAGTTGCTGCCCAAACTGTATCAAATGTAGAAGCTGTAGATTTAGCATCAAAAACGGGGTCTATAATACAATATGATAAAACTTCTGGATCACCATTTTTTAACTACTATGATAGTTTAGGTAGAGGGCATGTTGTGTGGTTTGAAGATGCAAGAAGTATAAATGAAAAATTGATGCTTATAAATAAATATAATCTTGGAGGAGTTAGTTATTGGACTATAGGAAAATATTTTCCTCAAAATTGGTTAGTTCTAAATTCCTTATATGATGTAAAGAAAGTTATATAA
- a CDS encoding HD domain-containing protein — protein MKDIFTKDLNKEENVKTSFMIMKILSRDYGKVTAYIGDKTGDIKAVIEDENDELNVGTVIYVEGSIDGILQVEEFKIETEYNIEDYLPTVKRPIDDILNEIEDISNEEFKSHEVIALNNYFFGNNEFVDKFKKGIGGLKQHHNYIGGLAEHTLNVMYMAKTLAYRYDCRHKEVAILAAKLHDIGKVEEYFVDGPFSVTMRGDMEGHIVIAISMLEDAFREGGDIYSQDFKDRMKGCLVQHHGKQEYGSPKVPNTEEAYIVHFSDYVDATMNKISQVRDITQPDTWSEYDRRIGTRLFI, from the coding sequence TTGAAAGATATATTTACAAAAGATTTAAATAAAGAAGAGAATGTAAAAACAAGTTTTATGATAATGAAAATTCTATCAAGGGATTATGGAAAGGTAACTGCATATATTGGAGATAAGACAGGAGATATAAAGGCTGTAATAGAAGATGAAAATGATGAATTAAATGTAGGTACTGTAATTTATGTAGAAGGCAGTATAGATGGAATACTTCAAGTTGAAGAATTTAAAATAGAAACAGAGTACAATATAGAAGACTATCTTCCAACAGTTAAAAGACCAATAGATGATATATTGAATGAGATAGAAGACATATCTAATGAAGAGTTTAAAAGTCATGAAGTAATAGCTTTGAATAATTATTTCTTTGGAAATAATGAGTTTGTAGATAAGTTCAAAAAAGGGATAGGAGGACTTAAACAACATCATAATTATATAGGAGGACTTGCAGAACATACCTTAAACGTAATGTATATGGCAAAAACTCTAGCCTATAGATATGATTGCAGACACAAAGAAGTAGCAATTCTTGCAGCTAAACTACACGATATAGGCAAAGTTGAAGAATACTTTGTAGATGGACCTTTTTCAGTAACTATGAGAGGTGATATGGAGGGGCATATAGTTATTGCTATTTCTATGCTAGAAGATGCATTTAGGGAAGGCGGAGACATATATAGTCAAGACTTTAAAGATAGAATGAAGGGATGTTTAGTTCAACATCATGGCAAACAAGAATATGGTTCTCCAAAAGTTCCTAATACAGAAGAAGCATATATAGTTCATTTTTCTGATTATGTAGATGCGACTATGAATAAAATATCTCAAGTTAGGGATATTACACAACCCGATACTTGGTCAGAATATGATAGAAGAATAGGAACAAGATTATTTATATAA
- a CDS encoding HlyC/CorC family transporter yields the protein MFNLYSTRIIAVVILLILIGLSALFSASETALTSLSKIRIRQMKEEGIKRAEIVDKLVDNTNKMLSAILVGNNVVNIGASALATSIAINQFGEKGVTISTVVMTIIVLIFAEITPKSLASNNPEKVSLGVAKYIEFITIVLNPIAVVFTYITKVILKIFRVNADTSKPFITEEELKTMLDVSHEEGVLEVTERKMIYNVFEFGDSQVKDVMIPRADIVALDINSSYDEIMQTFRIQQFSRIPIYEEEIDNVIGILHVKNLVLASKENFHIRDIIHESYFTYEYKKTTELFEEMRKQRISLTIVLDEYGGTVGLITMEDLVEEIVGDIEDEYDEHNIGIEVIKEDEYIIDGSIKIDEVNDMIGTNIESEDFDTIGGFVIGELGRFPEQGEMIEYMNLKFIIEEIDRNRIKKLKVLT from the coding sequence GTGTTTAATTTGTACTCAACAAGAATAATTGCAGTAGTAATCTTATTAATTCTTATAGGATTATCAGCATTATTTTCAGCATCAGAAACTGCATTAACATCTTTAAGTAAAATAAGAATAAGACAGATGAAAGAAGAAGGTATTAAGAGGGCTGAGATAGTAGATAAACTTGTAGACAATACCAATAAAATGTTGAGTGCAATACTTGTAGGAAATAATGTTGTAAATATAGGTGCATCAGCTCTTGCAACATCTATTGCAATTAATCAATTTGGGGAAAAGGGAGTCACAATATCAACTGTAGTTATGACAATAATTGTTTTAATTTTTGCTGAGATAACACCAAAATCATTAGCATCAAATAATCCAGAAAAGGTATCTTTAGGTGTAGCAAAATACATAGAATTTATAACTATAGTATTAAACCCTATTGCAGTAGTATTTACATATATAACAAAAGTAATTTTAAAAATTTTTAGAGTTAATGCAGATACTTCAAAACCATTTATAACAGAAGAAGAATTAAAAACTATGCTAGATGTAAGTCATGAAGAGGGAGTTCTTGAGGTTACTGAAAGAAAGATGATATATAATGTTTTTGAATTTGGAGATTCTCAGGTTAAGGATGTAATGATACCACGAGCAGATATTGTAGCTTTAGATATAAACTCAAGTTATGATGAAATAATGCAAACTTTTAGAATACAACAGTTTTCAAGAATACCTATCTATGAAGAAGAGATAGATAATGTTATAGGAATATTGCATGTTAAAAATTTGGTATTAGCTTCAAAAGAAAATTTTCATATAAGAGATATTATACATGAATCCTATTTTACTTATGAATATAAAAAAACTACTGAACTTTTTGAAGAAATGAGGAAACAAAGAATTTCTTTAACTATAGTATTGGATGAATATGGAGGAACCGTGGGACTTATAACTATGGAAGATTTAGTAGAAGAAATCGTTGGTGATATAGAAGATGAATATGACGAACATAATATAGGAATAGAAGTTATAAAAGAAGATGAATATATAATTGATGGAAGTATTAAAATAGATGAAGTTAATGATATGATAGGAACCAATATAGAATCGGAAGATTTTGATACTATAGGAGGTTTTGTAATAGGAGAACTTGGAAGATTTCCTGAACAAGGAGAAATGATAGAATATATGAATTTAAAGTTTATAATAGAAGAAATAGATAGAAATAGAATAAAAAAATTAAAAGTGTTGACTTAA
- the ltrA gene encoding group II intron reverse transcriptase/maturase produces the protein MNNSNKLQRKQTTQYRGRLVEVEVELQGKRGAQSNNLALAKGERENNVVDDTNNLLEKVLARENMLKAMKRVVANRGSHGIDGMRVDELRGFIIKNWLTIKQKLLEGRYKPSPVRRVEIPKPDGGIRLLGIPTVLDRLIQQALAQELNKIYDPTFSDNSYGFRPNKSAKQAILKSRQYINERHKWVVDIDLEKFFDKVNHDILMERLSRRIKDKRVLKLIRNYLKSGIMINGLKVKSDKGTPQGGPLSPILANIMLDEVDKELEKRGHRFCRFADDCNIYVKSKKAGLRVMASIRKILEGLLKLKVNENKSAVDFVTRRKFLGFSFYFAKGGANIRIHEKSYKRFTNKIRKLTNRNKGISMEYRVYMINQLTIGWINYFGIAKANAKIQKIDSWIRRRLRSCIWKQWKKVKTRGRNLIKLGLPTYKAWEYANTRKGYWRISKSPILDTILNNKYIENLGYKSISKRYQLIHNS, from the coding sequence TTGAATAATTCAAATAAATTACAAAGAAAGCAGACAACTCAATATAGAGGTCGCCTTGTGGAAGTAGAAGTGGAACTTCAAGGTAAACGAGGGGCGCAGAGTAATAATTTGGCGTTAGCAAAGGGAGAAAGAGAAAACAATGTAGTAGATGATACTAATAATCTACTTGAAAAGGTTTTAGCTAGAGAAAATATGCTAAAAGCTATGAAAAGAGTAGTTGCCAATAGAGGAAGTCATGGTATTGATGGTATGAGAGTCGATGAACTTCGAGGGTTTATTATCAAAAATTGGCTAACAATTAAGCAAAAGTTATTAGAAGGAAGGTATAAACCTTCACCAGTTAGGAGAGTGGAAATACCAAAACCTGACGGTGGAATTAGATTGCTTGGAATACCTACTGTACTTGATAGATTAATACAACAGGCATTAGCTCAAGAACTTAATAAAATTTATGACCCTACCTTTTCGGATAATAGCTATGGATTTAGACCAAATAAAAGTGCTAAACAAGCTATATTAAAATCAAGACAATATATCAATGAGAGGCATAAATGGGTTGTTGATATAGACTTAGAAAAATTCTTTGATAAAGTTAACCATGATATATTAATGGAAAGACTTTCAAGAAGAATAAAGGACAAAAGGGTACTTAAACTAATTAGAAATTATCTTAAATCTGGAATAATGATAAATGGATTGAAGGTAAAATCAGATAAAGGTACACCGCAAGGTGGTCCATTAAGCCCAATACTTGCTAATATTATGCTTGATGAAGTAGATAAAGAACTTGAGAAAAGAGGTCATAGATTTTGCCGATTTGCAGATGACTGCAACATTTATGTCAAAAGTAAAAAGGCAGGATTAAGAGTTATGGCAAGTATAAGAAAAATACTTGAAGGTTTATTAAAACTTAAAGTTAATGAAAATAAAAGTGCAGTAGATTTTGTGACGAGAAGAAAATTTCTTGGATTTTCATTCTATTTTGCAAAAGGCGGAGCCAATATAAGAATACATGAAAAGTCATATAAAAGATTCACAAATAAAATAAGAAAATTAACAAACCGTAATAAAGGTATAAGTATGGAATATAGAGTTTATATGATTAACCAATTAACGATTGGATGGATTAATTACTTTGGAATAGCGAAAGCTAACGCTAAAATACAAAAAATAGATAGTTGGATAAGAAGAAGGTTAAGGAGTTGTATTTGGAAACAATGGAAAAAGGTTAAAACTAGAGGACGAAACCTCATAAAACTAGGTCTTCCGACCTATAAAGCATGGGAATATGCAAATACAAGAAAAGGCTATTGGAGAATATCCAAAAGCCCAATTCTTGATACAATCTTAAACAACAAATATATTGAAAATCTTGGTTACAAAAGTATATCTAAAAGATATCAGCTAATACATAATTCTTAA
- a CDS encoding HlyC/CorC family transporter produces MDPDSTWQLIILVILLLLSSFFSASETALMSINKLRVRHMIDEKIKGSEMLGKLVEKPSKLLSAILIGNNVVNIAASALATSLAITYFGDKGVGVATAIMTILVLIFGEITPKSIAAGNPERVSLKVSRPIYFTTVILTPLTAIFTGLTNKIVNMFGGRADMGKPHITEEELKTIVDVSHEEGVLEVKERKMIYNVFEFGDSQVKDVMVPRTEMISIDVDSTYDEVIEILKEEQFSRMPVYKDTTDNIIGVLHIKRLVFFDNSKEKFDIYKYMIKPYFTYEYKPTTELFDEMRKNRVAVTIVLDEYGGTAGMVTMEDLVEEIVGDIEDEYDNEQNDEIKLIKEDEYIVKGSTKIDEVNEMLETNIESEDFDSIGGFVIGEVGRFPKKGEIIEFDNIKFIIEEIDKNRIKKLKILKNSNKKSQGETLEGA; encoded by the coding sequence TTGGATCCAGACAGTACGTGGCAGTTAATTATTTTAGTTATTCTTTTATTATTATCATCTTTCTTTTCAGCATCAGAAACAGCATTAATGTCTATAAATAAATTAAGAGTAAGGCATATGATTGATGAAAAAATAAAAGGATCGGAAATGCTTGGCAAGTTAGTTGAAAAGCCAAGTAAATTATTAAGTGCTATATTAATAGGCAACAATGTAGTAAATATAGCTGCATCAGCACTTGCAACTTCTCTTGCTATAACTTATTTTGGAGATAAGGGTGTTGGAGTGGCAACGGCTATAATGACTATTTTAGTTTTAATTTTTGGAGAGATAACTCCAAAATCAATTGCAGCAGGAAATCCAGAGAGGGTTTCTTTAAAAGTATCAAGGCCAATATATTTTACTACGGTGATATTGACACCTTTAACGGCTATATTCACAGGATTAACAAATAAAATAGTTAATATGTTTGGAGGAAGAGCTGATATGGGCAAGCCTCATATAACAGAAGAAGAATTAAAAACTATTGTTGATGTTAGTCATGAAGAAGGAGTTTTAGAGGTTAAAGAAAGAAAAATGATATATAACGTTTTTGAATTTGGAGACTCTCAAGTTAAAGATGTTATGGTTCCAAGAACTGAAATGATATCAATAGATGTGGATTCTACTTATGATGAGGTTATAGAAATATTGAAAGAAGAACAGTTTTCTCGTATGCCAGTTTATAAGGATACCACAGATAATATCATAGGAGTTTTGCATATTAAAAGATTGGTTTTCTTTGATAATTCAAAGGAGAAATTTGATATATATAAGTATATGATAAAGCCGTATTTTACGTATGAATACAAACCTACTACGGAGTTGTTTGATGAAATGAGAAAAAATAGAGTAGCCGTGACAATTGTATTAGATGAATACGGTGGTACAGCAGGAATGGTCACTATGGAAGATTTGGTTGAAGAGATAGTAGGAGATATAGAAGATGAATATGATAATGAGCAAAATGATGAAATAAAGCTAATAAAGGAAGATGAATATATAGTTAAAGGAAGTACTAAAATAGACGAAGTAAATGAAATGTTAGAAACTAATATAGAATCAGAGGATTTTGATTCTATAGGCGGGTTTGTCATTGGAGAGGTTGGAAGATTTCCTAAAAAAGGTGAGATTATAGAATTTGATAATATAAAATTTATAATAGAGGAAATTGATAAGAATAGAATAAAGAAACTAAAAATATTAAAAAACTCTAATAAAAAGTCTCAAGGTGAGACTTTAGAGGGTGCGTAA